The following are from one region of the Capsicum annuum cultivar UCD-10X-F1 chromosome 1, UCD10Xv1.1, whole genome shotgun sequence genome:
- the LOC124898801 gene encoding glutamic acid-rich protein-like, whose product MVRRVHKAVKRFVSTASISRKRKSEEVLKTFKRKKLIVDESESKTESRVLADIFEYDESSAHEKEDAEDSEGKSEEESEEESESDSGDGEDRRDSEDGEEDPYPCQFVREISPLSHTA is encoded by the coding sequence ATGGTGAGAAGAGTTCATAAAGCGGTTAAAAGGTTTGTTTCCACTGCTTCTATCAGCAGGAAGCGAAAATCCGAAGAAGTTTTGAAAACTTTCAAGAGAAAAAAACTCATAGTCGATGAATCGGAGTCGAAAACCGAATCAAGAGTCCTTGCCGATATTTTCGAATATGATGAAAGTAGTGCACACGAGAAAGAGGATGCTGAGGATAGCGAAGGTAAAAGCGAGGAGGAAAGcgaagaagaaagtgaaagtgatagCGGGGATGGTGAGGATAGAAGAGATAGCGAAGACGGAGAGGAGGATCCCTATCCTTGTCAATTTGTGCGAGAGATATCTCCGTTGAGTCATACGGCCTAA